The following coding sequences are from one Streptomyces sp. NBC_00536 window:
- a CDS encoding DUF2797 domain-containing protein, which yields MPVTRPTDGEYVCHGVTWASGKPQLLLAPLPGGPLVYAEVMNQRLGYRLGRSGRWCTGRYAFTDTVNVEAVACPERTTTDHNSQCFACASRDEFRFAHQFHQGGHAPDTLIAYMAQPHWLYLATFADGTTKVGTAAEPRRRSRLDEQGALFATYLAKSPDGQAVRHLEDALTRRLDLAQTVRSAAKLRALADLRTLTAARTSHDHAVARAAADLADMNVPAVLEEWTPPEEGNQLRTPDTERVLYPHDLREGEHGFTPRSCIGTQVLAVLENDDETGYLLDLGALKGRRIVLGPFTSPGTAVQASLF from the coding sequence ATGCCAGTGACCCGACCGACCGATGGCGAGTACGTGTGCCACGGCGTCACCTGGGCGAGCGGTAAGCCCCAGCTCCTGCTCGCCCCGCTTCCTGGCGGGCCACTGGTCTACGCCGAGGTCATGAACCAGCGTCTCGGCTACCGGCTGGGCCGTAGCGGCCGGTGGTGCACCGGCCGCTACGCCTTCACCGACACCGTCAACGTCGAAGCCGTCGCCTGCCCTGAGCGTACGACCACCGATCACAACAGCCAGTGCTTCGCGTGCGCGAGCAGGGACGAGTTCCGCTTCGCCCACCAGTTCCACCAGGGCGGCCACGCCCCCGACACCCTCATCGCGTACATGGCGCAGCCGCACTGGCTGTACCTGGCCACCTTCGCGGACGGCACCACCAAGGTCGGCACGGCGGCGGAGCCGCGCCGGCGTTCCCGCCTCGACGAGCAGGGGGCCCTCTTCGCCACCTACCTCGCCAAGAGCCCTGACGGCCAGGCCGTACGGCACCTCGAAGACGCCCTTACCCGCCGATTGGACCTGGCGCAGACCGTGCGCTCGGCGGCCAAACTCCGGGCCTTGGCCGACCTCCGCACCCTCACCGCTGCCCGGACCAGCCACGACCACGCTGTCGCCCGAGCTGCCGCGGACCTGGCCGACATGAACGTCCCCGCCGTACTGGAGGAGTGGACGCCGCCCGAGGAGGGCAACCAGCTGCGCACTCCGGACACCGAACGCGTCCTGTACCCGCACGACCTCCGGGAAGGGGAACACGGTTTCACCCCCCGCTCATGCATCGGCACCCAGGTCCTCGCCGTCCTGGAGAACGACGACGAGACGGGCTACCTGCTTGACCTCGGCGCCCTCAAAGGCCGGCGGATCGTCCTCGGCCCGTTCACGTCCCCGGGTACCGCCGTCCAGGCGTCCCTGTTCTGA
- a CDS encoding dTMP kinase, with the protein MTVAAQHGAYPVRGREIAFVGGDGAGKSTLATRLHKALNDAGHPAILVGKHSTTVPMDDELSAYVDRLNALVYRRDARVAKACGDHYWLLALAAWYSLQDKLVIQPALATGTHVVLDNSHHKILARYAVNPAVSSQLAEQVFGHLTEPDVVFFLKIGAREALARRGSFTSLEAGHSGGGDKDFIRYQDTVLAQLREQQHRGGWLPIDVTDMDEEAVFKTAAGALSDLLHLTV; encoded by the coding sequence ATGACGGTCGCAGCACAACACGGGGCCTATCCCGTGCGGGGTCGGGAGATCGCCTTCGTCGGGGGCGACGGCGCCGGCAAGTCCACCCTTGCCACCCGCCTGCACAAGGCCCTGAACGATGCCGGACACCCGGCGATCCTCGTCGGCAAGCACAGCACCACCGTTCCCATGGACGACGAACTGTCTGCCTACGTCGACCGTCTCAACGCCCTGGTGTACCGGCGGGACGCCCGCGTCGCCAAGGCCTGCGGTGACCACTACTGGCTGCTGGCGCTCGCTGCCTGGTACTCCCTCCAGGACAAGCTGGTGATCCAGCCCGCGCTCGCCACGGGAACGCACGTCGTCCTCGACAACAGCCACCACAAGATCCTCGCCCGGTACGCCGTCAACCCGGCTGTCAGCAGCCAGTTGGCCGAACAGGTCTTCGGGCACCTCACCGAGCCCGACGTCGTGTTCTTCCTGAAGATCGGGGCCCGCGAAGCCCTTGCCCGCAGAGGCTCGTTCACCTCTCTGGAGGCCGGCCACTCCGGCGGCGGCGACAAGGACTTCATCCGCTACCAGGACACCGTCCTGGCCCAGCTGCGCGAGCAACAGCATCGTGGCGGCTGGCTACCGATCGACGTCACCGACATGGACGAGGAAGCGGTCTTCAAGACCGCGGCCGGGGCCCTGTCTGACCTCCTCCACCTGACCGTCTGA
- a CDS encoding class I SAM-dependent methyltransferase has protein sequence MAPHDAVLGWDEDTTAEAYEAFTRAFPMYGTTSRDLGRRARLGDSRLVLDLCGGAGATAKAILELTPATARVISLDNAAAMQRVGRRTLDDPRLTWVTAAAEDLDRHAPTAEVDAVVCNSAIWKTDVPRVFTAVHTVLRPGGRFVFNIGGGFAGVEHDDEKSAHPGPSLNRLIHQVAARDYGYAPPPTRPPAPKLPLEAVTAHLSSAGMDLVDAEVVAQHGTVAEKMAWLSIPVFARPDGDFTHAQRMEMLAKAYAQTIPDAQTVTSWLVVVAERPKVRP, from the coding sequence ATGGCACCCCATGACGCCGTCCTCGGCTGGGACGAGGACACGACAGCTGAGGCGTACGAGGCGTTCACACGCGCGTTCCCGATGTACGGCACCACCAGCCGCGACCTGGGCCGTCGTGCCCGCCTCGGGGACAGCCGTCTGGTCCTCGACCTGTGCGGCGGAGCCGGAGCGACTGCGAAGGCGATCCTCGAACTCACCCCTGCTACAGCGCGGGTCATCTCCCTGGACAACGCCGCCGCCATGCAGCGCGTCGGCCGGCGCACCCTGGACGACCCGCGCCTGACCTGGGTCACCGCCGCAGCCGAAGACCTGGACCGCCACGCACCGACCGCTGAGGTCGACGCCGTGGTGTGCAACTCCGCTATCTGGAAGACCGACGTGCCGCGGGTCTTCACCGCCGTCCACACGGTGCTGCGTCCAGGCGGCCGGTTCGTGTTCAACATCGGCGGGGGGTTCGCCGGTGTTGAACACGATGACGAGAAGAGCGCCCACCCCGGGCCGTCACTGAACCGGCTGATCCACCAGGTCGCCGCCCGCGACTACGGATACGCCCCGCCCCCGACCCGACCGCCTGCTCCCAAGCTGCCGCTGGAGGCGGTCACCGCGCACCTCTCCTCCGCCGGGATGGACTTGGTCGACGCCGAGGTCGTCGCCCAGCACGGCACGGTCGCCGAGAAGATGGCGTGGCTGTCGATTCCCGTCTTTGCCCGACCCGACGGCGACTTCACCCACGCTCAGCGCATGGAGATGCTGGCCAAGGCCTACGCCCAGACCATCCCGGACGCCCAAACGGTGACCAGCTGGCTCGTCGTCGTGGCCGAGCGCCCCAAGGTTCGGCCGTGA
- a CDS encoding NUDIX domain-containing protein: MIRPASSVPRCDHASVGVLISGTAGLLVFERATAPAGLAPVAGHVDSHGSPEKAAAAEVAEEVGLTVTRLHPLQQSWRANRCRRLTDGAVGHHWTIFEAQTSGHIRPSAREVRTPRWVHPDQLQQYARRTAAYAAGEISDTDFSALPGLEPVWVRFLHDLQLITMPSQTLHQIEAVL, encoded by the coding sequence GTGATCAGACCGGCCTCCAGCGTCCCGCGGTGCGACCACGCCAGCGTTGGCGTGCTGATCTCCGGCACGGCTGGCCTTCTCGTCTTCGAGAGGGCCACCGCGCCGGCCGGTCTTGCGCCGGTGGCCGGGCACGTCGACTCCCACGGGAGTCCGGAGAAGGCCGCCGCCGCGGAAGTCGCCGAGGAAGTCGGGCTCACCGTGACCCGCCTTCATCCTCTCCAGCAGAGTTGGAGAGCCAATCGGTGCCGCCGCCTGACCGACGGCGCGGTCGGCCATCACTGGACGATCTTCGAGGCCCAGACCAGCGGCCACATCCGCCCCTCGGCCCGCGAGGTGCGAACGCCTCGCTGGGTTCACCCCGACCAGCTTCAGCAGTACGCCCGGCGCACCGCGGCCTACGCTGCCGGAGAGATCAGCGACACCGATTTTTCTGCCCTGCCGGGCCTGGAACCGGTCTGGGTCCGCTTCCTCCACGACCTGCAACTGATCACGATGCCCAGCCAGACCCTCCACCAGATCGAGGCGGTGCTCTGA
- a CDS encoding NUDIX hydrolase — protein sequence MIHGETEKTILDSASADVRLAALEFDGARAWWDHARQLPLEPLSADVWVTDPAFEHVLLVRHRWRGWVPPGGKVEAGETPRAAAERELGEETGLRAELLEVPAAVSVRSYRADWSPTLGLSYAAIVPMTVQLGGETGQPPQWFALGEAWKSVFPEDRERIRTHVRRLAAERAVGAR from the coding sequence GTGATCCACGGTGAAACCGAAAAGACGATCTTGGACTCGGCAAGTGCCGATGTCCGGCTGGCAGCCCTGGAGTTCGATGGGGCGCGAGCATGGTGGGACCACGCGCGTCAGCTTCCTCTGGAGCCGCTGTCGGCCGATGTCTGGGTGACTGATCCGGCCTTCGAGCACGTGCTGCTGGTGAGGCACCGGTGGCGGGGCTGGGTGCCGCCGGGCGGCAAGGTCGAAGCTGGGGAAACCCCGCGTGCCGCGGCGGAGCGCGAACTGGGTGAGGAGACCGGTTTGCGGGCTGAGCTGTTGGAGGTGCCGGCGGCCGTGTCCGTTCGTTCCTACCGAGCCGACTGGTCGCCGACGCTGGGCCTGTCGTACGCCGCGATCGTACCGATGACCGTGCAGTTGGGCGGGGAGACCGGGCAGCCGCCGCAGTGGTTTGCCCTCGGTGAGGCCTGGAAGTCGGTCTTTCCGGAGGACCGCGAGCGCATCCGAACGCACGTGCGCCGGCTGGCGGCCGAGCGTGCTGTCGGGGCCCGCTGA